One genomic window of Arachis stenosperma cultivar V10309 chromosome 10, arast.V10309.gnm1.PFL2, whole genome shotgun sequence includes the following:
- the LOC130955298 gene encoding AAA-ATPase ASD, mitochondrial-like, with the protein METIGNLWSQLGSIMASIMFVYAIYEQFFPPSLRTYIRKHTQTFTNFFYPYIQITFPEFTGEKLRRSDAYTCIQTYLSENSSKTARRLKAEVVKDSQTPLVLSMADNEEITDEFNGVKVWWYSNHTTPKTQSFSFYPASDEKRFLTLTFHRRHRDLVTGSYINHVLDEGKAISTKNRQLKLYTNNPSDNWYGYKRTKWSHIVFEHPARFETLAMDPKKKQEILNDLVKFKKGKEYYEKIGKAWKRGYLLYGPPGTGKSTMIAAMANFMNYDVYDLELTAVKENTELRKLLIETTGKSIIVIEDIDCSLDLTGQRKKKKENEENEEDQKDPLKKAKSEEEKGSKVTLSGLLNFIDGIWSACGGERIIIFTTNFIDKLDPALIRRGRMDKHIELSYCGFEAFKVLAKNYLDVESHGLFPVIERKLVETDMTPADVAENLMPKSVDEDSDTCLRNLVKSLDEAKEEAERKKKKEAEEEIKKKAEEEEAAKLKAEKEKEELAKEKEVICNAKSDGDGGVKENGVLH; encoded by the coding sequence ATGGAGACTATTGGCAATTTATGGTCACAACTAGGCTCTATCATGGCATCCATAATGTTTGTATATGCAATATACGAGCAATTCTTCCCACCTTCCCTTCGAACCTACATCCGAAAACACACACAAACCTTCACTAACTTTTTCTACCCTTACATCCAAATCACCTTCCCGGAGTTCACCGGCGAAAAGCTCCGCCGTAGCGACGCCTACACTTGTATCCAGACTTACCTCAGCGAAAACTCCTCCAAAACCGCCAGACGGCTCAAAGCCGAAGTCGTCAAAGACAGTCAAACGCCGCTCGTCCTGAGCATGGCCGACAACGAAGAAATCACGGACGAGTTTAACGGCGTCAAAGTCTGGTGGTACTCCAACCACACCACACCAAAAACGCAGTCGTTTTCGTTCTACCCTGCTTCCGACGAGAAGCGGTTCTTAACGCTGACGTTTCATCGGCGGCACCGCGATCTCGTCACCGGCTCTTACATCAATCACGTGTTGGATGAGGGGAAAGCGATTTCCACGAAGAACCGCCAGTTGAAGCTTTACACGAACAATCCAAGTGATAACTGGTACGGATACAAACGCACCAAGTGGAGTCACATAGTTTTCGAGCACCCTGCGCGGTTCGAGACTCTGGCCATGGATCCGAAGAAGAAACAAGAAATCTTAAACGATCTTGTTAAGTTCAAGAAAGGGAAAGAGTATTATGAAAAAATCGGAAAGGCTTGGAAGAGAGGGTATTTGCTGTACGGTCCTCCAGGGACTGGAAAGTCAACAATGATAGCTGCAATGGCGAATTTCATGAACTATGATGTGTATGATCTTGAATTGACGGCTGTGAAGGAGAACACTGAGCTGAGGAAGCTGTTGATTGAGACGACTGGGAAGTCTATTATCGTAATTGAGGACATTGATTGCTCGCTGGATCTTACTGgacagaggaagaagaagaaggagaatgaGGAGAATGAGGAAGATCAGAAGGATCCATTGAAGAAAGCTAAGAGTGAAGAGGAGAAGGGAAGTAAGGTAACGCTTTCGGGGCTGTTGAACTTCATTGATGGGATTTGGTCTGCGTGTGGAGGGGAGAGGATTATAATCTTTACGACGAATTTCATCGATAAGCTTGATCCTGCATTGATAAGGAGGGGAAGGATGGACAAGCATATTGAGCTTTCTTACTGCGGTTTCGAAGCGTTTAAGGTTCTTGCCAAGAACTATTTGGATGTTGAGAGTCATGGCTTGTTTCCGGTTATTGAGAGGAAGTTGGTTGAGACTGATATGACGCCTGCTGATGTTGCTGAGAATCTTATGCCCAAGTCTGTTGATGAAGATTCGGATACTTGTTTAAGGAATTTGGTTAAGTCGCTCGACGAGGCGAAGGAGGAGgcggagaggaagaagaagaaggaagcaGAGGAGGAAATAAAGAAGAaagctgaagaagaagaagcagctaaGTTGAAGgcagagaaagaaaaagaagagttaGCAAAAGAGAAAGAAGTGATTTGCAATGCTAAATCTGATGGTGATGGTGGAGTGAAAGAAAATGGTGTCTTGCATTGA
- the LOC130955299 gene encoding AAA-ATPase At3g28580-like has protein sequence MKQAWRELGTLMATTMFVYTVFMRLLPPPLRDRIRRHTRKIIHYLYPYIRITFHEFTGENYFMRSEAYTAIQTYLSQHSSKLASRLKAEEAKSSSNTNSPLIFSMDDNEEIEDEFQGIKIKWVSNKITQKTGSFSWHPEEKRYYKLTLHRCYRDIIIGSYLNHVLEEARAIEMKSRELKLYANSKTKWSHIVFEHPARFETLAMDPKKKEEMVKDLVKFKKGKEYYKKVGKAWKRGYLLYGPPGTGKSTMVAAMANFMNYDVYDLELTAVKDNSELRKLLINTASKSIIVIEDIDCSLDLTGQRKNKKKNGKSDAREEGKGTVKRSDGEEDEKGSKVTLSGLLNIIDGIWSACGGEKIMIFTTNFVEKLDPALIRRGRMDKHIELSYCRYEAFKILAKNYLDLEYHNLFPTIEKLLEMTNMTPADVAENLMPKSLDEGVDTCLCNLVQALEKSKQDSNKVEINEKGEVQSTRE, from the exons ATGAAACAAGCATGGAGAGAGTTAGGCACACTCATGGCCACCACCATGTTTGTGTACACCGTATTCATGCGGTTGTTACCACCACCTCTTCGCGATCGAATCCGACGCCACACCCGAAAAATCATCCATTACTTATACCCTTACATCAGAATCACCTTCCATGAATTCACAGGCGAAAACTACTTCATGAGGAGTGAAGCTTACACTGCAATCCAAACATACCTTAGCCAGCACTCTTCCAAACTAGCCTCAAGGCTCAAAGCCGAAGAGGCGAAATCAAGCAGCAACACCAATTCCCCTTTAATTTTCAGCATGGATGACAACGAAGAAATAGAAGATGAGTTCCAAGGGATTAAGATTAAGTGGGTTTCAAACAAAATTACTCAGAAAACAGGGTCATTTTCTTGGCACCCGGAAGAGAAAAGGTACTATAAACTCACCCTTCATAGGTGCTATAGAGATATCATAATTGGATCTTACCTCAACCATGTCTTGGAAGAAGCAAGAGCCATTGAAATGAAGAGTAGGGAGTTGAAATTGTATGCAAATAGCAAGACAAAGTGGAGCCACATAGTTTTCGAGCACCCGGCGAGGTTCGAGACCTTGGCAATGGATccgaagaagaaggaagagatgGTGAAGGATCTTGTTAAGTTCAAGAAAGGGAAAGAGTACTACAAGAAAGTGGGGAAGGCTTGGAAAAGAGGGTATTTGCTGTATGGTCCTCCAGGGACTGGAAAGTCAACAATGGTGGCTGCCATGGCTAATTTCATGAACTATGATGTGTATGATCTTGAATTAACCGCCGTGAAGGACAATTCTGAGTTGAGAAAACTGTTGATTAACACGGCAAGTAAGTCCATTATCGTCATTGAAGACATTGATTGCTCACTTGATCTCACTGGCCAGAGGAAGAACAAG AAGAAGAATGGGAAAAGTGATGCCAGGGAAGAAGGGAAAGGTACTGTAAAAAGGAGCGACGGCGAAGAAGATGAGAAGGGTAGTAAGGTAACTTTGTCTGGTTTGTTGAATATAATAGATGGAATTTGGTCAGCTTGTGGGGGAGAGAAGATAATGATTTTCACAACCAATTTTGTGGAGAAGCTTGATCCAGCTTTGATTAGGAGAGGGAGAATGGACAAGCACATTGAATTATCATATTGTCGCTATGAAGCATTCAAGATTCTTGCAAAGAACTATTTGGATCTTGAGTACCACAATTTGTTTCCCACAATTGAGAAATTGTTGGAAATGACCAATATGACCCCTGCTGATGTTGCTGAGAATCTCATGCCTAAGTCACTTGATGAGGGAGTGGACACTTGCTTGTGTAATTTGGTTCAAGCTCTTGAGAAATCCaagcaagattcaaacaagGTAGAGATTAATGAAAAGGGGGAAGTCCAATCTACAAGAGAATAA